The following proteins are encoded in a genomic region of Oryctolagus cuniculus chromosome 13, mOryCun1.1, whole genome shotgun sequence:
- the LOC100350675 gene encoding large ribosomal subunit protein eL42 has product MVNVPKTRRTFCKKCGKHQPHKVTQYKKGKDSLYAQGKRRYDRKQSGYGGQTKPIFRKKAKTTKKIVLRLECVEPNCRSKRMLAIKRCKHFELGGDKKRKGQVIQF; this is encoded by the coding sequence ATGGTGAACGTTCCGAAAACCCGCCGGACCTTCTGTAAGAAGTGTGgcaagcaccagccccacaaggtGACACAGTATAAAAAGGGCAAAGACTCTCTGTATGCCCAGGGAAAGCGGCGTTAtgataggaagcagagtggctATGGGGGACAGACTAAGCCGATTTTCCGGAAAAAGGCTAAAACTACAAAGAAGATTGTGCTGAGGCTTGAGTGTGTGGAGCCCAACTGCAGATCCAAGAGAATGTTGGCTATTAAGAGATGTAAACACTTTGAATTGGGAGGAGATAAGAAGAGAAAGGGGCAAGTGATCCAGTTCTAA